One window of the Montipora foliosa isolate CH-2021 chromosome 4, ASM3666993v2, whole genome shotgun sequence genome contains the following:
- the LOC137999296 gene encoding uncharacterized protein: MQEQDQTSCGEESADDDGPETLVDNQSEGEISSSNERKTNDRAEVKDAGCCTEKCLEAMDLAEMCMIRKSVQGTCSLKKRQTLLDCLWVHAKPNESDLQHIPYYLSGYRVCSTAYRMIGLSA, encoded by the exons ATGCAGGAACAAGATCAAACATCTTGCGGTGAAGAATCTGCAGATGACGATGGCCCTGAAACACTGGTTGACAATCAGTCCGAAGGCGAGATCTCGAGCAGCAATGAAAGGAAAACCAACGACAGAGCTGAAG TTAAAGATGCTGGATGTTGTACTGAAAAATGTCTGGAGGCCATGGATCTGGCAGAGATGTGCATGATAAGGAAAAGTGTTCAGGGTACCTGTTCACTAAAAAAGAGGCAGACATTACTTGATTGTTTGTGGGTGCATGCCAAGCCAAATGAAAG TGATCTCCAACACATCCCATATTATTTAAGTGGATACAGAGTATGCAGCACTGCTTATCGTATGATTGGACTGAGTGCTTAA
- the LOC138001485 gene encoding uncharacterized protein — MAPQRRLLLIKLLQDSRRRRESMQKVHHILQARQMLFLRICFLTTLLLSSENSIADRSCRRLPRHNYGWFEHLWNTYSDARFKKTFRVSKATFRFILGRIEHDLQRETVAEDPIPPAFRLAVCLYRLARGDYFYTIAEMTGLGVSTVCGIVSDVTKAIINNLWNEQVSQYFPRNELEFRDKILDMEEVWQFPCSWAAIDGCHIPLKCPAGGLQANKQYHNYKNFYSIILIALVDAKRRFIWASCGFPGNSHDSIILQSTNLWSKITAGQVIPDIGKDIEGVSVPPLILGDSAFPFQSWLMKPNTSAVLTPPQQYFNYRLSRARMIIEDAYGGLKGRWRVLLRKCESTQEEVRDNTLACIVLHNICIERGDTLSRQLDATIDPATNQRRPRDVIRRLLNI, encoded by the coding sequence atggcgcCTCAGCGAAGACTCCTGCTGATAAAATTATTGCAAGACTCGAGAAGACGGAGAGAAAGCATGCAGAAAGTACATCACATTTTGCAAGCAAGGCAAATGCTGTTTTTGCGAATTTGCTTCCTAACTACACTCCTGCTTTCTTCCGAAAACTCCATTGCTGATCGATCCTGTCGACGACTACCACGACACAATTACGGATGGTTTGAACATTTGTGGAATACGTACAGTGATGCCAGGTTCAAGAAGACATTCCGTGTGTCCAAGGCAACCTTCAGGTTTATTCTTGGCCGCATTGAACACGACTTGCAACGCGAAACTGTCGCAGAAGATCCGATTCCACCAGCATTTAGGCTGGCAGTGTGCCTTTACCGTTTAGCCAGAGGAGATTACTTCTACACAATAGCTGAAATGACCGGCCTTGGAGTCTCAACAGTTTGCGGGATAGTAAGTGACGTTACAAAGGCAATTATCAACAATCTGTGGAATGAACAAGTTTCCCAATACTTTCCGAGGAACGAACTGGAATTCCGGGACAAAATTTTGGATATGGAGGAAGTGTGGCAATTCCCATGCAGCTGGGCTGCCATTGATGGATGTCATATCCCATTAAAATGCCCTGCAGGTGGATTACAGGCAAACAAACAATACCACAACTATAAGAACTTTTACTCAATCATCCTAATTGCCTTGGTAGATGCAAAGCGTAGATTTATTTGGGCGAGTTGTGGATTCCCGGGAAATTCACATGATTCAATCATTTTGCAATCAACCAACCTTTGGAGTAAAATAACAGCTGGGCAAGTAATACCTGATATAGGTAAAGACATTGAAGGTGTTAGTGTCCCTCCTCTAATTTTGGGTGATTCTGCTTTCCCTTTTCAAAGCTGGCTCATGAAACCTAATACGAGTGCTGTGTTGACCCCCCCACAACAATATTTTAATTATAGACTCAGCAGAGCAAGAATGATCATTGAGGATGCCTATGGTGGGCTCAAAGGTAGGTGGCGAGTGCTTCTTAGGAAGTGTGAGAGCACCCAAGAAGAAGTTCGAGACAATACACTTGCATGTATTGTGTTACATAACATCTGTATTGAACGGGGGGATACTTTGAGCAGACAACTGGATGCCACTATTGACCCGGCAACAAACCAGAGAAGGCCCAGGGATGTTATAAGGCGTCTCTTGAATATATAG